AACATTACACACTCCCTGCAGATTGGGACAGAGGGCTCCTAACCAGATTAAACTGTGTGGGGCAGACCCACTCCCTGAAAACTACATGCTGGGTGCTGTTCTGTAGATCTTAAACAGGGCTCGATGATTATTTTTTAGCAAGGAGAAGGTTATTAATATTCCTAACTTACAATGGTTCTAATTTGCAAAAATGAGTTACTGGTATAAAGAATGTAGAAATATTGTGCATATGAGTAAGATTTGGGATAAAGGCCCATTTTTGctgccctgggtgcccctggaatGTTTTTTTCCTATATCTTTAACCTTGTAATCAATTACAGGGAACCATAAGCCAACAAGGGAAGAGAGCATTATAAACCAGTGATATAAGGCACACGGGGCATACCTTGGCACCAAAAATACTTATTTCAGTGAGCCGTGTGCCGCTGGCCTTAAATCACTGGTTTTCATTTCCCGGTGGGATGACACACGTGTCTCTGCAATGTCGACCGAAGTTGCCTGCACCTAGGATCATCTGTACCTTCCACTGAAACAAAATCCCACACAGGAGTTTGAATCCCTGCAGTGGCTCATCAGCAATCCAGAATGTTAGTTTTAAGCCCTGATCAAATCAACGTACATTCATGTAAACCAGTCTCGTTGGCCCCACCCATGGACCTGAATATGACCACCTGTTTGGCCCACATGTAGATGTGTCAGAGATTCACAAAAGTGCTATGGAACTTTTATAGTTACATAAGACCACAACCAGGTTTAGGATACAACAGAAATGGCATTTACCCTGGGCTCCCTGCACTATGGTGGCGCCTGTGAGAAAGAGACATTGCTAAAAGTACAAAGGACATATCATATTGTGTAACAGCTGTAAGATATTTTCATGAACTCCCACAAATAATATTTTCAATCTCCCACAAACTGTTCACCAGACAAGCAGAGGTAGGACATTGctgatttataaatgacccctctcCCCAGACTGGGCTTCCCCTCTCTAGGCCGCACTGTACATTTGCCCAGAACAGACCAGAGCCAGGCCTCTATAACAGAAGGTAAAGACTACAATGTGCGACTCTCTAGCCAATATCCTTCAGATGGCAGAGACTTCATTCAGTTCACTTGTAACCACTGCGCACAATTATCCCGGCTTCTGGCCTAGTTACTGTGCCAGTGTCCCAATTTagaataaagggaaaatacaggACTTTCTGATGGATGAGAAACAATATCAGGCCTCAGACTCCCCCGTGTCCCACCCAGCGACTTCTCCTTGCAGCCAGTGAGGCAccttaaaaatatttctttagcCCGTTATTAATCAAAATAGTAGCACTGCATCCAGCGTTCAGCCTTGCTCAGAGGATAACCCCGCTCCACCCGTAGCTGCTTGTTCACTCTCCAGTACTTGTCTCCCTTGAAGAAATAAATCTTGCCGTTCTTCCACGTCACAGCGGCATCCAGCTGAGAGGGAATGCCAGTGAACAGGCTGGAGATCTTCTTTGAGGAAAGGTTGCTCCATCCCAACTCGTCCCATTGCCAGTACCCATCCCCCTTGAGTGGAGACATGTTAGATATGAGTTAAATCACTGGATGCTACCCAAATATGTAAGAATTTATATTAATGTGCTACTTATTaaccagccagtaaatcaccagctagggtcGGGGtcggaattacaaatttactggcaaacttgtaataccctataaaggCTTACTCCTTATAAGTACAGATCTGCCTATGCCCCACCCATTGCCCCACCCCACTCCACCCATTCCCACCCCACTCTACGCATTTCCCTCCCACTCTACCCATTTCCCTTACCtgtgacatcatggccccacccCATGTTACGCCCCTGCCTactcccccaacccaaaggccggaattactagaaaaaaaatggcaaacctAGTGCCACTTGATATCAAGGAATCACTGAAGGTAAAGTGCAAcaacattaaccctttaactgctgttccttactgaattAACAGTAAAGTGCTCTGTATGTATGTTAGAAATTTACCTTGAACAAGAAGATCTTTTTGTTTACTTCCCAGTACAAAGCAGCATTGATATTTGGTGGAACCCTTGTTATCAACTTGGGGTATCCAGGATTCAGCTTGAAATTTGTGTACACCCACAGTTTGTCTCCTGAGAAAAAGATGGCAGAAAGCAACGTGAGAAACCTCATAGTGTGCAAGAATGAAATCAGGAGGCCTTTATATTGTCTCagacacatatagttacatatataatttgggctgaaaaaagtccatcaatttcaacccctCTGAATttaccccagtgcacatatatgcacataataatatatacttaccgtatttacatatataaactacatataccaattcctatactaactgtagattttaatatcacaaaatATTATAGTATTTTACTTATTCAAAaacatccaagcccctcttaaaggcatcaacagaatctgccatcacaacatcactaggaagggcattccccaacctcactgcccttaccgtgaaaaaccccctacactgcttcaaattaaaTATACGTTGGGGATTCATTTATCCAGAAGTAGCTGTTCTAGGAGCCCTATATTACAGTTTTGCAGCAACATAGCATAACCTGTTTTGTGTGGAAAATATTTATGCAATCATATCCCTGTCTGTAGGGGGGATCCTGAAAGTTCCTGATATTAAACTTCAAGTTTAATCTGTATGGGATGCtacatgaatgtatttatttatctacaaCTAAAGTAATCATTGGGTTAAATTAAATCCCTTCTGTCCTTCCTTCTGTTCTGTTTATGTGACAAGAGCTTATGTGACAGTCCAGCTGCAGCCTAGACATCTCTGCCACTCTCTATAAAACTGCTTACTTTGCCATTTCTATTACCATATTACTAAAGGAAATATGACTTTCACCAAAGCATGTTTAGTCCACCCACTCCCATTGCTCTATTATGCATTATTTCTGGCTGCTTGTTACCTCCACAACTCCATTTATTTGTACCAgactgggccccggcggcccagtctgacctttgccggtgctccccctactgactgttcctcccctgacacgttcaatttatacgcgctcggggaggatgtcgggtgggggccctacggggggttaggggggcccctgggggggtaggggacacgatggcgggggcacctgcagggcccctgggccgggagcccaggtgggccctgcatcccccagtccgaccctgaccggCAGCACCATCTGCCCCTTCTGCATTTAATGGTAGGAAGTTTGGAGTATTCCAGTTGTGGCCCTTACTGCCATTCTCATGAATACTCTATTCAGCCTATTTAGACTGTGTGCcacctaaaggcccccatacacgggccgattttttactgtcaaacgaccaattcccgaacgatccgatactatcgttaagttatcgtatagttgatggtgtgcgaacgatcgtcggcccactaatcgacccgacaaaatcatccccaaaatcgatcggccaggtttaacgataaaatctgccagttggtgtgatgTGGTGTTGGTGTTgatgcagcttttgagaaagtggtgagataccacgaaacgcgtcaagcgtatggtcttttttctgtataagcacaatatgctttttttaaaaagaatggataaataaagaaagatttttatgaaaacaacagTGTTGGCGTTGCTCCGTACAAAGTTTTGttcagttggtgtgagtgtcagacatttgtcttcgaatgATTGTTCTCtgtgcatgtcatgattgccagcagcggaagtcaatgaacataaataaataaataccgcttccgccacgacattggatcgtacgtagatgtacgatcgtacgtattttacgataatgatatgatgaaatcttttgcaaattatcgttgcccgtggatggcatatcgtatggaaacccgatcgccatacgatcgtttgtcaaTATAATCGTttgtcgcacaacgagtgaaatcgccttgtgtatggggaccttaacatccATGAGTTACAGCTCTACTTACCTTTAAAGAAATAGGTTCTCTGTGTGCGCGGAGAGTGCACGGCTGCATCTATGTTTCCGGGCAGGCCTTTCCACAGAGACTGGATGCGAATAAGGGGGCTAATTCCGAAATCTGTGATTGTCCAAACATAATCCCCTTTAAAGGCATAAGTCTTTCCATAGggacctttaaataaaaaaaaaatatttgcaaaaaggtATCTTGATGTACTGTGGGAGCTGCTCTGGAATTACTAGGAATGAGCTTACACAACCTGAACTGGGCTGatgaaaaaattattattattaataacccaTTAAGAAAAGAAACAGATGTAAATGACATTTGGCAGACCTTATGTTCTTATGCTCATGTTCCCCACTATATTACGGGGGAATTCACAAATCCAAATCACAAAAATTATAGGTTTGTCAAATTTTCTAAtattccctatagctttaaaccttAAGTTCCACATTTCACTGTTACTGGGTggatgcccatgtatctattttgctattagcatATAGCTATGATTATTGGCCCATAAGGCTTATGATACACTTTACTATAGTGTCTGGTTAGGAGTGGATCTTCCTCTTGTGgactgcatctgttgaaccaggtggatgctCCAGGGATCCTGGCTCTGCCGAGACCTGTACCTCTAGGAAAGTTTGGGAGCAGGGTCCCCTTGAATGAGTTATAGTAAGAGCAGGTAAACTTTATGATAAACTTTCTAGGTAAGTGAGGCAGTAAGAGCAGCTatttgtgctccaaccaggagattCAGCAGGGCGTAGTCTCCGTTGTGTGGTTTCACTGGCAGAATAAATGGGATAAGTTCCCCAGCCAAAAATTGTTGTGAATGCGGTCTCTACTTTCTATTCTACATGAAACTTCCATTCCTAGCATAGATCTCATCTAGGAACATGTGCAATAGCCTGATATCACAGTTTGGCTCCCAGTGTGCATGCACTTGCTTGCTGATGACAacaattaggggtatatttatcatgctgtgtaaaaattggagtgaagcattaccagtgatgttgcccagggcaaccagtcagcaattataTTTCAGCAGTTAGAataccaaagcaaagcatctgattggctgctatgagcaacatcacaggtaatgcttcactccactttttacacagcatgataaatatataaacattagtCTTGGGAGCAGAAGTAAAACAGGTAAAGGCAGTGGTGGCTGGGTAACTCTGTAGTTCTTGACATGCTAGGGGCACAGATAAGCTGAGACAAACTGGAACTTTACTTACCCTCTAACTTAAGAGGACCTGTAAACTCCCCAAGTGAAATAGATCATTATTGTGTAGGCATTTCCTTACCTTTAAGTCTTCAGCTTTTTGGTGATCATgtatgtgcagtaaagtgaaactTACACTACTAATAAAAAATCACCCCCCTTGGAAAATAGGCTTTACAAACTCATGTTTCATCACTCTATTTAATGTTGGCAATaagatacattttatatatgaaatgctaaaaaaaatactttaggcTTCTCATTTGACAATAGGCTGCACATTCCCATTTATATGCTAATGACTCCCCCATACTGCAATAGGGAGAGgggtgaaatggagactgggtaaAACACCATTGAGGAGTTAACACAGGGGCTGACACTGtgagctttaggctaatgcctgTGGATCAATACAGACCAAGAATGAGCCCCTACGCAGACATACACCTTtccctgcacccagagccattgtgttgggcaaggcgcaggcacatggagcagatttcaccACTGAAAAgcacaagtatgcatttttgcaccaaaatccgTGCTGTGTGCCTACACCTGGAGCAACGCAATGGctcttgatgctggcacagggaaaggctgatgctagCAGAGGGGATCATTCTTGGCTTGCTTTTATCTTTTGCCATACCGTATTctgaaaatattgtatttttgttgTTTACTTTGTCACAAATTCAAAGGTGTCtataaactgtctttcttttacCATTAAAGTAAAACTGGAAATTGAATTAACATTTTTGCAGAGTAATATTTGCGAATATAGAGAATTAATTTACCACTGCTTTAATGCTGCTTACCTAGGATGATGGCATCAAGGTTGTCATTACAAGGATCAGGGGTTAGGCTGGTGGGTGTTGGCTCTGCAGAGATGGCAGGCTCCTCAGTGGTTAcaacttcttcttcttctatttTATCTTTCTTACCTACATTTCATAAAGCATGGTGGATCACATGGGGGAACAGGAACATGGTACTAGAATAAACATCTAGTAACGTGCAACAATGGAAATGCAACTATAGCAAACATCAACAGCAACATTCTACAAAGGTAATGAAACGGCAGTGAACCTGCAGATAAAAAGAAGGGAATAGCATTGCAGTATGAGCTGCATAGTGTTTTCTTATCCCTAGTCATTGTCTTATGGCTGATACAGGTGTGGCATAACTGCTCCTCTATTTAGTACTAGAAAAGTATAGTACTAGTTAGTTCTAGTTATGAAGCAGTAGACTATTATTACGGGTGTAGAACATTAAATACTTACATAACATAaatattacacattgttttaAGGCACATAGATCATATTGACTGCTTGTAAATGAAGCCCCTTCATAGATTTATAAAGGATTAGTCCTTTAGTCCCAGAGGAAGTCCCTCTGCAGAAAATGGAATGGCATTAGGTTCATTCAAGTGTGTAACTGGAGTCAGTCTCACCATACAAGGCCTGAATCCCCTTCACATCATCATCATGGAGTCGGAAGTTTGGTTTGTAGCCAAAATATATGGGAGCCATCAGAGCACTTCTGAAACGTGAGTGTCCCAGACCCAGTGCATGTCCCAGCTCATGTGCTGCAATGATGCGCAAGTTCACCCCTTCATAGGTCCCTTCTGTCCACAACTCATCCTCATCAAAATGCACAGTGCCCAATTCAGGGATATCGGCGTGGGCCAGCACCTTACCTGCATGAACAAGAAGAGCATCAAGACAAGCATCATACACGCTACTACTCATTTCCTATCTTTATTGTCTATTGTTCCACTTTTTCCAACTATGCtgaattaaaatgttaaaatgaaccaaaaaaaaaaaaaaaatgaatgacatAAATTTACCCAGAGCTGCTGGTAGGGCATGTCAGTGTCAGAGGCATCTTTAGCAGATAGCTCACAGTTATCATACAATTTTCATTTCAAGTGCAGTTAGGTTATAAAAGGCTAATGCCTGACATTATGCTTTGGATTCCTGGTCTGCACCAAATTTGTTCTGTGCTACATAATCCCTGTGCTACATAATCCCTGTGCTACATAATCCCTGTGCTACATAATCCCTGTGCTACATAATCCCTGTGCTACATAATCCCTGTGCTGGTTTGTTACAGGTTTGGTTTGGGAGCTCCCTGTTTTTGaaggctccccccccccattctctcgtcccccagcagcattctcacGATTTTTCCAAAGTCTGTTGCAGTGAATTTCGGGTGTGCGGTAAGCGTTTAGTGACGTCATTGATGCATTTGCGCAGGTAGAATTCTTTGCCTTCAGCTGCAATTTTGCACGTGCATGTGACCTCACTTCTGGGTATCGTCAGAAAAATTTCAGGTGCCACAGTTGTCAAGTTGACAGTTCTGCGGCCTGCTGCCCGCTGGgcacatctgcactggggactggacagGAGATTTAAATAGCTGTCAAAATCCCctgtccagtccccagtgcagatgcacCCAGTGGGCAGCATGTCCCCAGTCCAGCCAATAGGTAAGGGGGTGTGGTGAGCACGGGGGTTGTGAACACCTAAAGGGGAAGGGGGAGCAATTGTGCCCCGGGGGGTAGAGGGGGTGAGGGGCCTAGCGCACACATATTGTCTGTGTCAGATACATTATCTTTTagtagatgtgtccctgaattttcaagtcatCAGGTCACCCTAGCTTGGAGCTGCTTTTTAACTTACCAGCGCCCTTTTTAATGGAAATTCAGATTCACACTGAAACACAATTCAAACACATTTCCTTTGTGTTACATTACTTCCTGGGTGTCTGTAAGTTTTTATCATAATAAAAGcagctaaaaaaatgtaaaaccctTTTGGTGACCACTAGAGTGCGCCAGAGTATCACTAGTTTGGGCATATGGGTGGCACCCAGAGCCAAGAAAGGACCTGTGTAATGATAATTCATTCTCTTAGTGAAAGTATTGGGGTGATTTAATATTTTCAAATGTACAAACATAGTGACAACGGTGAGCTGATTTATGAACATATGTGGTAAATTTTACAAAAGtggttgccaatagcaaccaatcagcaagtagtttTGAATAGTCTACTACAACCTAAAAAATGAGAGCAAATACCTGACTGGCCTAAACTGGCAGCCGCACCTGTACAAGTTAGTACTGTTTCTAAAAGAGCCCTGCATGACATAATTGCATATAAGGCAGGGCTTTTAAATGTTGTGGTTTTATTGGCTGATTGCTTAATACACTTCCACTCTAATGGGACTATTTTAAGTTTGCACCTGTATTTAGCTATGTGTGTAAGCAAGTGATGCTTGTCCTCTAGTAGAGGGCTAATTATTTCTTATATGTTGCATTCAAGGGCCAGATTACAATAAAATTATGACATtataaaattaaaggaaaaggaaaggtaaaaactaagtaagctgtatcagaaaggtctatgtaaatacagcaataagcactcacagaaatgctactCTAAGTCCTCAATGAAAAGAAACAACCACATTTCTTTGCTTcttttctgtatacatgatcttcttccttctctcagaacattccttcagggcatggcacaagccTGCTTAGCTTGtgcctctctccccctcccctctttgCTGCAATCAGAGAGCTGAGATCTGTTCACTGCCTGCATGCTGCTGCCTAAAACTGAAGtcagacaaagctaaaatggcaactgctatcttaaacaaaaagaTGGAGGttctacagaataaaaatagcgtTTTATCTTGCACTATTATGActaaatctattggcaataaaatgcctgagtAGCTTTTCTTCTATCTAGGCTAATGCCCCCTGGAGCGATTAGTTGCCTGCTATAAATCTCTGCTAACGTGGACAACTaatttctccaaaatgcctttccaccaataataaaaaagggaaagttgccaAGATTAGCAGGCAGCGCGGATTTCTAAATGGGGCGCCCCAAgtccgcccccattcggcgcccctaCCCCCCCGCCGCGCACGAACAACCTCCTCTTCCCCCCCCGCGCACGAACAACCTCCTCTTCCCCCCCCGCGCACGAACAacctcctcttcccccccccgCGCACGAACAACCtcctcttctcccccccccccgcgcatgtgccaaagttaaaactcccatacggagcagtggggagaggtccccattgctccgtatgggagcaaaatttgcgtgcggcggggcggacaactaatctccccgaaatgccatcccaccggctagaatataaatcgttggtgggatggcatacaaggTGGCATGATTTGCTAAAGTCGcccaagtttcctctcaaggcaacttcaatcagccaggtagcacttacaagtcacacagcagttagttaattgcacttacttcctcctttcagccagcactcccagcatgcacagtaaaccccaagtgccttttttgtttttaacgcctactatacacttaatctacatgcaacactttagattaaatgcaacactcgctagcagctcccaaactcgctgtgcagtcagaaacttattgaggtatggcatttcagggagattagtcgctcgcgacagtGAAGATTGTCAGAAGGCAGGTTGGGAAGCAGCTCTTGGCTCTGTGCCCTATACTGCTGCCCCACTAAACATATTATAATGCAGGCCTGGTTATATAggaaaaatataacaaaacacAATCTCATATTGGAATTAgaaactgtaagggctctggcacatggggagattagtcgcccgtggcaaaactccctgttcgcgggagactaatctcccctaggtgccttcccctgccatcccatcggcgacaatgtaagtcgccggtggg
This sequence is a window from Xenopus tropicalis strain Nigerian chromosome 2, UCB_Xtro_10.0, whole genome shotgun sequence. Protein-coding genes within it:
- the mmp19 gene encoding matrix metalloproteinase-19, with the protein product MSYRMLLFLLLGTLPFFVYAMHIEPSSGEEAKRYLQQFGYLQKPLESDTEDFSSEEVQEALRIFQLSTHLPGTGVLDEDTIDKMRQPRCGVEDPFNQKTLRYLLLGRWRKKNLTYRIYNYTPDMSLAAARSAILAGFKYWSDVTPLTFKEVTRGRADIRISFHRRGNGCSRPFDGPGKVLAHADIPELGTVHFDEDELWTEGTYEGVNLRIIAAHELGHALGLGHSRFRSALMAPIYFGYKPNFRLHDDDVKGIQALYGKKDKIEEEEVVTTEEPAISAEPTPTSLTPDPCNDNLDAIILGPYGKTYAFKGDYVWTITDFGISPLIRIQSLWKGLPGNIDAAVHSPRTQRTYFFKGDKLWVYTNFKLNPGYPKLITRVPPNINAALYWEVNKKIFLFKGDGYWQWDELGWSNLSSKKISSLFTGIPSQLDAAVTWKNGKIYFFKGDKYWRVNKQLRVERGYPLSKAERWMQCYYFD